One genomic region from Saprospiraceae bacterium encodes:
- a CDS encoding YqgE/AlgH family protein, which translates to MAKKSPRLKSGKLILAEPFMLDPHFKRAVVFLCEHDHRNGSIGFILNKPLKVKINEMVQEFPEIDTELFYGGPVGTDTLHYIHNVGDLLEESVPIIRGVYWGGNFEKLKFLIDQQLIGPQNIRFFVGYAGWTKGQLLEEMGIGSWIMAEGDPNYVFKIQAQKLWKKVLNDKGNTYEIISEMPDQIVWN; encoded by the coding sequence ATGGCAAAAAAATCACCAAGGTTAAAAAGTGGCAAACTCATATTGGCAGAGCCATTTATGTTAGATCCGCATTTTAAGAGAGCCGTAGTCTTCCTATGTGAGCATGACCATAGAAATGGATCTATTGGTTTTATATTAAACAAACCCTTGAAGGTAAAAATCAATGAAATGGTGCAGGAATTTCCTGAGATAGACACTGAATTGTTTTATGGTGGGCCGGTTGGCACAGATACACTACACTATATTCATAATGTAGGTGATCTGCTGGAAGAAAGTGTACCGATCATCCGGGGTGTATATTGGGGTGGCAATTTTGAGAAACTTAAGTTTTTGATCGATCAACAACTCATCGGACCTCAGAACATCCGTTTTTTTGTAGGGTATGCAGGTTGGACTAAAGGACAATTGCTGGAAGAAATGGGGATTGGCTCATGGATTATGGCCGAGGGAGACCCTAATTATGTATTCAAGATACAAGCTCAAAAGCTTTGGAAAAAAGTGTTAAATGATAAAGGCAATACGTATGAAATCATTTCTGAAATGCCTGATCAAATCGTATGGAACTAA
- a CDS encoding ABC-F family ATP-binding cassette domain-containing protein codes for MLQIKNLSLRYGDRILLDEIYATVSPGEKVALVGRNGAGKSTLLKIIAKLQKPDSGEVDIPKDFRIAYLRQEIDFDEQTTVIHEAMKAFDQLNVIETRISALENRLHDHLDENTMGDVLHELEDLYHMRQTLGGDTAQAEAERVLTGLGFKSAELNKPLAQFSGGWKMRVELAKMLLCKPDILMLDEPTNHLDMDAIIWLESYLMTLRSTILTISHDRQFLDNVSHRTLEIEQGRLNDYNARYSKYLVQKVERDQLMESAFINQQKLIAQKEKTIDRFRAKASKAKMAQSMIKQLDKMDRIDWAPSDVNNMVVRFPPAPRSGEIAITAKNIHKSYGPKEVLHNVDFVARRGDRIAFVGQNGQGKTTFIKILTALEKATAGEIIPGYNVNIGYYAQNQAESLALNKTLLATLEDISPPEMRPRLRSVLGAFLFSGDDVEKKVSVLSGGERARLAMACMLLRPINLLILDEPTNHLDIDSKNVLKEALLEFEGTLILVSHDREFLQDLTDKTLEFKEGNIKEYIGDIQYYLSKREIANFRDLSKSGPVAKAIKEDVAKSGKPQQPAQAKPNSKLEKEIETIEKEIMKMEQVMAGDKFYESAEANVVLEKYATVKKKLEEKIEQWLSA; via the coding sequence ATGCTTCAAATAAAAAATCTTTCACTTAGATATGGCGACCGAATCTTGCTGGACGAAATCTATGCCACCGTTTCGCCAGGAGAAAAAGTTGCACTGGTAGGAAGAAACGGTGCCGGTAAATCTACTTTACTCAAGATTATAGCCAAACTCCAAAAGCCTGACTCAGGTGAAGTAGATATCCCAAAGGATTTTAGAATAGCCTACCTTCGACAAGAGATTGATTTTGATGAACAGACTACGGTCATCCATGAAGCGATGAAGGCTTTTGACCAACTCAATGTCATCGAAACCAGGATCTCAGCATTAGAAAACAGGCTTCATGACCATTTAGATGAAAACACGATGGGAGATGTCCTGCATGAATTGGAGGATTTATACCATATGCGCCAGACCCTGGGTGGAGACACTGCACAAGCGGAAGCAGAAAGAGTGTTGACTGGACTTGGATTTAAATCAGCCGAACTGAATAAGCCATTGGCCCAATTTAGCGGTGGATGGAAGATGAGGGTCGAACTTGCTAAAATGCTTTTATGTAAACCGGACATACTCATGCTGGATGAGCCTACCAATCACCTGGACATGGATGCCATCATCTGGTTAGAAAGCTATCTCATGACCTTGAGATCTACCATATTGACAATCTCTCATGATCGGCAATTTTTGGATAATGTCTCTCATCGCACCCTTGAAATAGAACAAGGCCGGCTCAATGATTATAATGCACGATATTCTAAATACCTGGTTCAAAAAGTTGAGCGTGATCAATTGATGGAGTCTGCTTTTATCAATCAGCAGAAACTGATCGCACAAAAGGAAAAAACGATAGACCGATTCCGGGCCAAGGCCTCAAAAGCTAAAATGGCGCAATCGATGATCAAACAACTGGACAAAATGGATCGGATAGATTGGGCCCCATCTGATGTGAATAATATGGTCGTTAGATTCCCTCCGGCCCCCAGATCTGGAGAAATAGCTATCACTGCTAAAAATATTCATAAATCCTATGGGCCAAAAGAAGTACTGCATAATGTAGACTTCGTAGCCCGCCGAGGTGACCGCATTGCATTTGTAGGCCAAAACGGACAAGGAAAAACAACTTTTATAAAAATTCTAACTGCTTTAGAAAAAGCTACCGCCGGTGAAATTATTCCTGGTTATAATGTCAACATTGGCTACTACGCTCAGAATCAAGCCGAGTCACTGGCACTAAATAAAACCCTGCTAGCTACCCTCGAAGATATATCTCCGCCGGAGATGAGACCCAGGTTGAGATCAGTATTGGGAGCATTTTTATTTAGTGGTGATGATGTAGAAAAAAAAGTGAGTGTACTGAGTGGGGGGGAGCGGGCCAGGTTGGCTATGGCTTGTATGCTTCTGAGACCTATCAATTTGTTGATTCTGGATGAGCCCACTAACCACCTTGATATAGATTCTAAAAATGTATTAAAAGAAGCCCTCCTGGAATTTGAAGGCACCCTGATCCTGGTATCCCATGATAGAGAGTTCCTTCAGGATCTTACTGATAAAACGCTTGAGTTTAAAGAAGGTAACATCAAAGAATATATAGGGGATATTCAATATTATCTTTCTAAAAGAGAAATCGCAAACTTTAGAGATCTTTCCAAGTCGGGCCCTGTCGCAAAGGCTATTAAAGAAGATGTAGCTAAGTCAGGTAAACCACAACAACCTGCCCAAGCCAAGCCCAATTCAAAATTGGAGAAAGAGATAGAGACCATCGAAAAAGAAATCATGAAGATGGAACAGGTGATGGCAGGTGATAAATTTTATGAATCAGCTGAGGCGAATGTAGTTTTGGAAAAATATGCTACAGTAAAAAAGAAATTAGAAGAGAAAATAGAGCAATGGCTTAGCGCCTGA
- a CDS encoding RluA family pseudouridine synthase yields MSKIEILFEDDHLLVVNKPPVMLSIPDRWDANKDSLYHSLTAQYPDLLVVHRLDKDTSGVIVFAKNPEAHKILNNQFANSENFKSYLAVVNGIVFESGIIDTAIAADPFQAGKMVVHKKGKPSLTEYEVVDSFREFSLLRVRIHTGRTHQIRVHLSSIGFPLAFDPLYGSAEPITIANIKKRKLRISEETPIPLMARVPLHASILKIIHPFTFELVEFEAGLPKDFKALLNQLDKWGR; encoded by the coding sequence ATGTCTAAAATAGAAATATTATTTGAAGATGATCATCTTTTGGTGGTAAACAAGCCGCCTGTGATGTTGTCTATACCAGATCGTTGGGATGCTAATAAGGACTCCTTGTATCACTCACTGACTGCTCAATATCCCGATCTACTGGTAGTACATAGATTAGACAAGGACACCAGCGGGGTCATCGTATTTGCAAAAAATCCTGAGGCGCACAAAATTTTAAATAACCAATTTGCCAATAGCGAAAACTTCAAATCTTACCTTGCTGTAGTAAATGGCATTGTTTTCGAGTCTGGCATAATCGACACAGCGATAGCCGCAGATCCATTTCAGGCGGGTAAAATGGTGGTTCATAAAAAAGGAAAGCCTTCTCTTACAGAATATGAAGTCGTTGATTCTTTCCGCGAATTTTCTTTACTCAGAGTCCGCATACACACCGGCCGGACACACCAGATAAGGGTGCATCTCAGCAGCATTGGCTTTCCATTGGCGTTTGATCCGTTATATGGCAGTGCCGAGCCGATTACTATAGCGAATATAAAAAAACGAAAACTGCGTATCTCCGAGGAAACACCTATCCCACTGATGGCCAGAGTACCACTGCATGCATCCATCCTCAAGATCATACACCCGTTTACTTTTGAACTGGTTGAATTTGAAGCAGGATTGCCAAAGGATTTTAAAGCACTATTGAACCAGTTGGATAAATGGGGCCGATAA